In Desulfobacterales bacterium, the sequence GTCTCAAGGCGAACAGCTGCCGGTCGAACAGGTCACTTGGGAGGATATACAGTCATTTATAAAAAAAATAAATGCAGCCCAAGCCGGCCGGTATGCGTTTTTGCTGCCTTCCGAAGCCCAGTGGGAATTTGCCGCCCGCAGCGGCGGCAAAGAGGAGCTATATGCCGGCGGCAATGACATTGACAAGCTGGCATGGTATGAAAACAACAGCGAAGGCCGCATCCAGCCGGTTGGCAGGCGGGCGCCCAACGGATTGGGCTTGTACGACATGAGCGGCAACGTGTGGGAGTGGTGCCGGGATACCTATCGTGACGATGCTTATAAGGTTCTCGCGAGTGACAATCCGGTCAACACCCAAAGCGGATCCGACCGGGTGATTCGCGGCGGCGGCTGGAACGTAGATGCCTGGAGCGCCCGCTGCAGCCGGCGGTTCAGCTACCCGGTCGACTTCTTTGGCCCCAGCCTGGGCTTTCGTCTGGTAATGATTCCCTCCGGAAATATGAATGAAAACCTCTAGGTCGGGTGTATGATTTTAGTCTTAAAGTGTTCTTGTTTGACAGTTGATTTTCAATGTTCTGGTGAAAAGGGAGGTAATTATGAATAAACTGATGATGGCGGCAGCAGGTATCGTTATTTTAGCCCTGGTTGCATCGGGATGCGCCCTGACCTCTTCCGGTTTTGCAGAAACCGGAAGGGTCTCCGCAAAACAGCTTGAGGGGATGCTGGGCCGATTCGATGTTATTGTGGTGGATGTTCGCTCCAACAGCGACTGGAACAAAAGTGAACTAAAAATAAAGGGGGCTGTTCGGGAGGACCCGGCCGGCATATCAAACCGGATGGATAAGTATCCCAAGGGAAAAACCCTGATTTTTTACTGTGCCTGACCCAATGAGGCTACCAGTGCCCGGGCGGCACAGCAGTTCAAAGAAAAGGGCTATGACAAAGTCTATGCGTTAAAGGGCGGATGGAAAGCGTGGGTGCAGGGCAGTTATCCGGTTGAGCCCAAATAGTCCGATAGCTATTTCCCGGATAACCCGTTCAAAAAAAAGTATGTTTCAGTCCTGTTAAGACGGTGTCAGCTTTCTTCCCAGCGGATACATTCTACCGGGCAGGTTTCAACGGACTCCTGGATACAATCTTCAGGGCCGCCTTCAGGCAGAATCACTTCCGCTTTTTCTTCGGCTTCGTTAAATGCGAAGACTTCGGGACAAAGTTCCACGCAGCTTTCGCAGCCAATGCATTCCTCCGTGTCGATAATCACTTTTTTGCCCATGGCGCCGCTCCTTTTTTTAAAAGCAACCGTTTGAGATTCTAAATACAGGCATATTTTAAGTATACAAATGGAGAAGTCAATAAGTGCGACAGATAATAATAAAACCCTCTAATCGGGGGGCTTGAATATGAAAGCCTCCAACTCATGCAAAACTCAGGTATGAAAGCGATGGGCATGGACTTAAATCGAATGCAGCAGTTGCTGACAGACAAAACAGCATTTATTCAACATGCTACCGAAGCACTCCAGAACTACAGCCGCAAGAAGTCGATTTTTCCCGCCGGCATTCTAAATTCGAGAACCACAGCGGCGGTATTGTGCCTGCTTGGCTTTTACCGGAAAGGAAAACGGAACGCGCCGCAGCCCTGTTTTGTATTTAACAAACGATCGATAAAGGTTCGTCAGGCCGGTGATCTTTGTTTTCCAGGCGGCCGAATGATGCCGCGCAGTGATTTTTATTTTTCGTTGGGGCTAAGATTGCCTTTTTCCCCCCTTTCCCGATGGCCTTGCTGGCGCTGGTGGCAAAAGCATCGTCCGCAGGAGGCCCGGCGTCTGTCGCTGCTTTTAACCGCCGGCCTGCGGGAGGGCCTGGAAGAAATGAGGCTGAATCCTCTGGGTGTTCGGTTTTTAGGTCCGTTACCGTCCCAGCGCCTGGAGATGTTTCAGCGCGAGATATATCCCATGGCCGCCTGGATAGAGCGGCGGCAGCATTTTTTCCCGAACCGGGAAGTTGAAAAAATTGTAACCATGCCCATCCGTAGTTTTTTAGACCCGGCGCACTATGCCGCTTGCCGCATCAGTTTCAGTGCCGGCCGGGAACAGCAAGCGGCCCGCGCCCGTGAGGTTTTCCCCTGCTTTTGTTTCCCGGACGAATCGGAGCAAGAAATCCTGTGGGGCGCCACCTACCGCATGGTGATGAATTTTCTTGAGCTGGTCTTTGATTTCAGGCCGCCGCCGCTGGATTCTTTGCCGGTTGTCACCAAGCGCATCGGCGAGGAATATATTAATAGGAATCCATAACGGCGATATACCGATATACCGATGATGCGGGGGATAACCCGGATTAATGGAGCCGCCGCAGGACCAGCAGGGTGATATCATCATGCTGATCCGTGTCAGCGGTGTGGGCGCTTACGCCGGCGGCAATTTGTTTTGTCAGATCCGCGGCCGAGGGCATCGGGTCGTCCAGGAGTTTCAGTAATTGCTTAAACGTATAAAACTCGTCGTTCTTACCGATGGCTTCCGTTACGCCGTCGGTATAGCCCACCAGTATGTCTCCCGGAGACAAGCGGGCCTGCCGGATGTCGAATTTCATCTCCGGCTCCACGCCGACAGCCGGACCGGTGGCCCTTAGAATCGTTTTTACACCGCCTTTCGGCCCGACGACGGGAAGGGGGTCGTGTCCACCGCTGATGTAATTCAGCACGCCGGTATCGGGGTCCAGCACACCGAAAAACAGGGTCGCGAACATGGCCAGGTCGCCGTGGTGCGTCGCGATATAATTGTTGGTCAGGGCCACGGATGATAGCGCGCTGATATGGGCGGGGTTTTCAACAGCTGCTGATGCTGATGAGGCATCGGCTCCGGGAGCTATTTTGCTATCCTTTCGGGACCATTCCTTCCGGGCGGCCTGTTCAGAAAAAATCCGTATCAGGCTGCGAAAAAGGGCCATGAAAAGGGCAGCACCCACCCCCTTGTCGCATACATCGGCAATGACGATTCCCACGCCATTTCCCGGCAGCGTAAAAACATCGTAAAAATCACCGGCCACCTGACGGGCCGGCTTGAAATAGGCCGCACTTTCCCACCCTGGTATGTGCGGCAGCTCCGACGGCAGAAAGTTTTGTTGAATTTTTCGGCCTTTTTTTAATTCATTGTCCATCACCCTGGAATAGGCTTCAACTTGATGAAAACTCCGCTGCAGATATTCTTCAGCGCGTTTGCGCCGGTTGACGGCATCTGTAATTTGCCGGCACATCAGCCGGAAGGCGTCGATGACGTCACCCAGCTCGTCCCGGCGACTGATGGCGGACGAAAAAAAATCAGGCGGCTGCAGGTCTTTGCTGATGGCTTCTCCGGCGCTGACAAGGTCCTTGCGCAGCTTCAGAATCGGGGTTACCACAAGCGTTCCCAGGGTGAGCCAGGCCCCAATTGTAACGAAAAGCGAGATGATGATCACCAGACCCGAAATGCGCAAAAAGAAACTAAATAAATCCGTTTGGATGTGGGAAGCGTCGTTGCGGACTATCAAATAATAATTGCCGGCTGGCCGCATTGCCCGATGGGCCAGATCGTATCGAGAACCGTCGTGATTCAACCGGGTAGTGACATTGTTGGAATAGACCTGGGTCAGCAGCAGCTCGGGCTTTTCTCCAAACGACCCGGCAATCCCGCCATCGGGACGATACAGCGTCCCACCGATAATCGAATGATGGCGATTTAACGCTTCCAGCTGATGCAAAAGCGTTTCATCCGATACCTGCTGCGGTGTGATTTTCATGATCAGCGCGACTTCTGTGGATGAACTGTCTTTAATCTGTGCCAGCAGGTCTTTTTTGCGGTTCATGTAAGAAGGGATAAAGATAATCGTTTCAATAACGATGACACTGATAAAAACCCACAGGCCGATGCGGCGTGACAGGCGCGATGCGGGAAGCCTGAAAAACCATTTTAAAAGGATTGTCATGATTATCTCCCGTAAAAAAAGACGGACGGGCTGCGCCGGCGATAACCGCAACCCGGATCGCGAAAAATTCACGACCGAACCAATATAACAACAAACAAGCGGTTTTTCAATTTATACCGCTTTTCATAATAAAATTCCGAAACAATGAATTGCGGTATAAGCGGTTGTAGAAAAAAACATTGGGACAACGGAACGTTTTTTTGACAACCGATAGAAAGGATAACGGCCGATTTTGAAAGGCGAAACGGTGCTGATATTGACATTTTCAGACGGAGCGGGTTACAGTCGAAAAAATATGGTTGACAGGCGCATAATATAAAAACAGGTTTATCAAAAGAACCCATTGGTAAAGAGGCCTGCCGGAGGGCGGGCTTGACGTTAAGGAGGAATACATGCAGCTAAAAAAATGGGATGAAATCCTGGTCGGTGATCACGAGATGATTGAACGGGCAATGGATATTCTGGGTCGGGAGCTTGATAAACTTCCCGGCAACACCCAGGAGGTGTTTGTCATCAAGCGGGCCATCGACTTTCTGCTGGAGTTCGGCGACGCCATCCACAACCAGAAAGAGGAAACGGTTCTTTTTCCCCTCATGGTAAAGCGAAAAATCCCGGAAGACGGACCGATTCGGGTCATGCTGACGGAGCACGAGGCCGAACGCAACCTGTTGAAACAGATGCTGACAGATTCCCCAGGACTGTCAGAAGCATCGACAGAAAACAGAACCGATTTTATGAAACGGGGCGCGGAGTATCTGGAAATTCGCGCCAATCATATCTGGAAGGAAAACGATGTTCTGTTTAAATTAGGACTCCAGGTTTTTTCGGATAAGGACGGCAAAGACCTGGTGGAACAGTTTCAAAAGATCAGCGTCCAGGCCTACGGCGAAAATGCAGACCAGAAATTTATGCAAATGTTGGAAGAGGTCGAAAAGGGCGGGAGAGCCCGCAAGAGCCTGATCCATAACCTTTCCATGGAACAGCTCGATGCCATCATGGAAACACTGCCGGTGGAAGTAACCTTTGTGGATGCCGATGACACGGTGGCCTATTTTAACCGGCTCGACAAGGAAAAGATATTTGTGCGCAGCCGATCGGTGGTGGGGCGAAAAGTTGAAAAATGCCACCCCGAAAAGAGCGTTGACACCGTCAAGCGGATTGTCAACGGCTTTAAGGATGGATCGCTGGACAAGGCTGAATTCTGGATGGACTTCATGGGCGACAAGGTCCTCGTTATTTTCCGGTACACAGTGAGGCCGGTGAATACATGGGCGTCCTGGAGGTTACCCAGAAAATTGGTGAAATTCAGAAGCTGTCCGGCCAGAAACGGTTGCTGGACTAACGCCGGCGCGTCCTATCCCAGAATATCCAGGAGCCATGCGCGGATATCCTGGATTTCCTCATGGCAGACCGTGTGCGCCACCGGATATTCCTGCCAGCGAATGGTATACCCCAGACGGCTTAAAGCTTTCCGGGTACGGACGGCATTTTCAATTCCGATCAGCGGGTCGCTGGTGCCATGGGCCAAGAAAATGGGGATATCCCGGTTGGCCTGGCTGCGTTCATCCGCCAGTTGATCGGCGGTGGGAAGATACGTTGACAGCGCCATGATTCCGGCCAGCTTTTTATCATAGCGCAGACCGGTATGGAGCGCGATGGTGCCGCCTTGTGAAAATCCGGCCAGAATGATCCGGTCCGACGGCAGACCGCGTCGGATTTCAGATTGTATCAGTTCCGCCAGCTGCCGGGAGGATTCAAGGATATCATCGACATTGACTTTATGGGGGCCGGCAATATCCAGAATGTCGAACCAGGCCGGCATGATCATGTTAAAGTTAATGCTGACGGCCCGTTTGGGGGCGTGGGGAAAAACAAACCGGATCGGCAATGAATCCGGAAGCTGCAGCTCCGGCACGATGGGTTCAAAATCATGGCCGTCAACGCCTAAACCGTGCAGCCAGATAACTGCGGCAATGGGTTTTGATTGCGGGTTTACCTCGAGAAAATCAAGTTGTCTGTCAGCCATGCTGCCATCCTTTAAATTATAAACCTAGTTTATGATGGTTTAAAATAGCGATGAAATCAGAATTATGCAACCCCTGCAGCGGTAACAACAGGGTTTGTTGGGGGTTTTTCGATGAATCTGCTTAAACTTTTGCGAAAGCTTAAGGGAAGCCGCCTGGACGAGGCGCATTATGAACTGCTGCGTCAGGCGGCTGAGCTTCAAGATGAGAAGTTGGCGTTGATCCAGAACGCCAATAAGATCCTGCAGGAAAACAACGACCTGATAAAAGATAAAGTTCGCAGGCTGGAAGATGAAATCAGTCGGATGCGGCGGTATTTGTTAAATCAACAAGTTGTAACAGCAGCGCCCACAACCGCCGGGCCTGCCAAACATATTCAGGAAATATCCGATATGACTGTGGCCGTTTTGCAGGAATGCCTCAAACGAAACCTGGTTGAATTTAACTGTGCTGAAATGGCCGGATGTCTTTCCTGTGAAAAAAGCAAAGTTAAAACAGCGCTGAAAGAACTTGTGGAAAGTGGTCTGATCCATCGGGATAGCACCCCTCCGGGAGAAGCGACCTATCGGTTGACGGCTACCGGTAAAAGCTATGCCAAAACGATATCGGTTGGGAACAGCGCTTGAAATAAAACCATTAAACCCGCTTGACAATGGGATGTGAGTTTGCTTTTATAGCTTTAATCTGCATCGTTTTGTTTCAGAATCGCAAGCGCACCCACACCGAAAACACCTATTCATTTTGACAACTTCCTGCAACGGGGAAATCCAGCATGAAAAAGATGATCCTTCCGGCTATCTTTATCACCATCGGCATCGTGATCGGTTTTCCGCTTTTCAGTCTGACCTACTATACGATGGTGCGGACCACAACCCCCCAGTTTTGCGCCTCCTGCCATGAAATTCAGTTTGCCTACAATACCTGGAAGACCTCCAGCCACGTCAATAACGCCCAAGGTTTTGTGGCCGACTGCATGGATTGTCATCTGCCGGCGCCCCACGACACGTTTGATTTCTTTTATGCCAAAACCTTGCACGGCATCAAAGACGTTATCATCCATTTTATTCAGGATGAATACGATCATGACAAGAACCGCCG encodes:
- a CDS encoding SUMF1/EgtB/PvdO family nonheme iron enzyme; protein product: MTTNQNPSDCPACNEPVKEGWKFCPACEHPLGGLVCPQCGIPVKLNWKRCPECESRLVCKSCDRRIQAAESGCPVCDAGSAPQGVIPIFNETATGMVMVRVAGGTFQMGDTFGAGIENEQPVYPVNLTDFYIAKHPVTQAQWNCLMPENPSRSQGEQLPVEQVTWEDIQSFIKKINAAQAGRYAFLLPSEAQWEFAARSGGKEELYAGGNDIDKLAWYENNSEGRIQPVGRRAPNGLGLYDMSGNVWEWCRDTYRDDAYKVLASDNPVNTQSGSDRVIRGGGWNVDAWSARCSRRFSYPVDFFGPSLGFRLVMIPSGNMNENL
- a CDS encoding ferredoxin; protein product: MGKKVIIDTEECIGCESCVELCPEVFAFNEAEEKAEVILPEGGPEDCIQESVETCPVECIRWEES
- a CDS encoding CoA pyrophosphatase is translated as MDLNRMQQLLTDKTAFIQHATEALQNYSRKKSIFPAGILNSRTTAAVLCLLGFYRKGKRNAPQPCFVFNKRSIKVRQAGDLCFPGGRMMPRSDFYFSLGLRLPFSPLSRWPCWRWWQKHRPQEARRLSLLLTAGLREGLEEMRLNPLGVRFLGPLPSQRLEMFQREIYPMAAWIERRQHFFPNREVEKIVTMPIRSFLDPAHYAACRISFSAGREQQAARAREVFPCFCFPDESEQEILWGATYRMVMNFLELVFDFRPPPLDSLPVVTKRIGEEYINRNP
- a CDS encoding PP2C family protein-serine/threonine phosphatase translates to MTILLKWFFRLPASRLSRRIGLWVFISVIVIETIIFIPSYMNRKKDLLAQIKDSSSTEVALIMKITPQQVSDETLLHQLEALNRHHSIIGGTLYRPDGGIAGSFGEKPELLLTQVYSNNVTTRLNHDGSRYDLAHRAMRPAGNYYLIVRNDASHIQTDLFSFFLRISGLVIIISLFVTIGAWLTLGTLVVTPILKLRKDLVSAGEAISKDLQPPDFFSSAISRRDELGDVIDAFRLMCRQITDAVNRRKRAEEYLQRSFHQVEAYSRVMDNELKKGRKIQQNFLPSELPHIPGWESAAYFKPARQVAGDFYDVFTLPGNGVGIVIADVCDKGVGAALFMALFRSLIRIFSEQAARKEWSRKDSKIAPGADASSASAAVENPAHISALSSVALTNNYIATHHGDLAMFATLFFGVLDPDTGVLNYISGGHDPLPVVGPKGGVKTILRATGPAVGVEPEMKFDIRQARLSPGDILVGYTDGVTEAIGKNDEFYTFKQLLKLLDDPMPSAADLTKQIAAGVSAHTADTDQHDDITLLVLRRLH
- a CDS encoding alpha/beta fold hydrolase, whose amino-acid sequence is MADRQLDFLEVNPQSKPIAAVIWLHGLGVDGHDFEPIVPELQLPDSLPIRFVFPHAPKRAVSINFNMIMPAWFDILDIAGPHKVNVDDILESSRQLAELIQSEIRRGLPSDRIILAGFSQGGTIALHTGLRYDKKLAGIMALSTYLPTADQLADERSQANRDIPIFLAHGTSDPLIGIENAVRTRKALSRLGYTIRWQEYPVAHTVCHEEIQDIRAWLLDILG
- a CDS encoding NapC/NirT family cytochrome c, whose protein sequence is MKKMILPAIFITIGIVIGFPLFSLTYYTMVRTTTPQFCASCHEIQFAYNTWKTSSHVNNAQGFVADCMDCHLPAPHDTFDFFYAKTLHGIKDVIIHFIQDEYDHDKNRRAAYASFKNEQCQKCHRNLLFIPENRGAMLAHRAVVYARPGYEKKCVDCHKNLVHNQREFYDYKQYKEAYRGLGL